One Lactobacillus sp. CBA3606 DNA segment encodes these proteins:
- a CDS encoding WxL domain-containing protein: MKKMQLVLGLVATLGLSAVYVIPAQAADTAAVTAGNSVGEFTVDAGQLELTSVPDFEFANTDVKTVMTTNPTLAYTGAGVANPATATSGTVVGAKTAELTVSDYRGATTPDWNVQAAISPFKNGSTSVNGAITYSASNGIDAKTIGTAAAEVWDNTSAKTGGIGAATATTADTSTLALDQASSVNAGTYDATITWTLSNTASTTTP; the protein is encoded by the coding sequence ATGAAGAAGATGCAACTTGTTTTAGGGTTAGTTGCGACGTTAGGGCTAAGTGCGGTTTATGTTATACCAGCGCAAGCCGCTGATACTGCCGCTGTTACTGCAGGCAATTCAGTTGGTGAATTTACGGTCGATGCCGGTCAACTAGAATTGACTAGTGTCCCAGATTTTGAATTTGCGAATACGGATGTTAAGACGGTCATGACGACTAATCCAACGTTAGCCTATACTGGCGCTGGGGTCGCTAATCCGGCTACCGCAACAAGTGGGACGGTTGTTGGCGCCAAAACCGCTGAACTAACGGTGAGTGACTATCGTGGGGCCACTACCCCAGACTGGAACGTCCAAGCAGCCATCAGTCCATTTAAGAACGGCAGTACATCTGTCAATGGTGCCATCACTTATTCCGCTAGCAACGGGATTGATGCGAAGACCATTGGGACCGCCGCGGCTGAAGTTTGGGATAATACGAGTGCTAAAACTGGTGGGATTGGTGCCGCTACGGCTACTACCGCTGACACGAGTACTTTAGCATTGGATCAAGCGTCTAGTGTGAATGCCGGCACTTATGATGCCACGATTACTTGGACCTTGAGTAATACCGCATCAACGACCACACCATAA
- a CDS encoding endonuclease MutS2, producing MNSKVLTTLEYQQVKQQLLPYVVSAAGQKELNELQPMTDLDAVQLALDETNDGAEVYRLKGGIPIARLADITPHMKRLAIGATLNGSELGQIGRVLKTTQAITRFFEELLAEAPENGVRRLFDEVQALVTLPAVTKQLANAIEGDGHITDSASPELSSIRGHISKTAAEIRAKMEQYTRGKDSKYLSDPIITIRNDRYVIPVKAENRSRFGGIVHDQSASGQTLFIEPQAVMALNDRLRQNQVAEKQEEQRILEELSNLIAPYQTEILANAEILGHFDFINAKARYAHAMHATEPQVSSKNEVFLRQARHPLIDQKKVVANDITLGTDYQAIVITGPNTGGKTITLKTLGLLQLMGQSGLFIPADEGSRIGIYDEIFADIGDEQSIEQNLSTFSSHMENIESFLAQIDDRSLVLVDELGAGTDPQEGAALAIAILDAIGAKDTQVVATTHYPELKAYGFNRPDTINASMEFDEATLKPTYRLLVGIPGRSNALDIAQRLGIPASIVAQARSLTDTDSQDLNAMIADLVAKRKQVEDEQLRLTTDLADADKLHKQLKSEFNAYEQRKDQLVEAAKAQANAIVEKSKTQADAIISDLRKKQLASGTATIKENELIDAKGALNALEQQPKLKKNRVLRHEKAKQDFHQGDDVLVKSYGQRGVLVRSMGAKAWEVQLGILKMKISVADLEKVKPEAEPKRARATVQSANASHVAPNLDLRGVRYEDAMTQVDRYIDAALLAGYPAVTIVHGKGTGALRQGITDYLQTNRQVKSFHFAAPNHGGNGATEVNFK from the coding sequence TTGAATTCCAAAGTATTAACCACCTTAGAATACCAACAAGTTAAACAGCAGCTATTACCTTACGTGGTTTCGGCTGCTGGTCAAAAAGAATTAAACGAGTTACAGCCAATGACTGATTTAGACGCTGTTCAATTGGCTTTAGATGAAACCAACGATGGGGCCGAAGTTTACCGGCTTAAAGGTGGTATTCCGATTGCGCGGTTAGCGGATATTACCCCCCATATGAAGCGTTTAGCCATTGGTGCGACGTTAAATGGGAGTGAACTCGGTCAAATTGGGCGGGTCTTAAAAACGACGCAAGCCATTACGCGTTTTTTTGAGGAGCTCTTAGCGGAAGCCCCAGAGAATGGCGTCCGCCGTTTGTTTGATGAAGTCCAAGCACTGGTCACTTTACCAGCCGTGACGAAACAATTGGCGAATGCCATCGAAGGTGACGGCCACATCACTGATTCAGCGTCACCGGAGTTAAGCAGTATTCGGGGGCATATCAGTAAGACGGCAGCTGAGATTCGGGCCAAAATGGAACAGTATACCCGGGGTAAGGATTCCAAGTATCTCAGTGATCCAATCATCACCATTCGTAATGATCGCTATGTAATTCCCGTTAAGGCTGAAAATCGCAGCCGTTTTGGGGGGATTGTCCATGATCAAAGTGCCAGTGGACAGACCTTGTTCATCGAACCACAGGCCGTGATGGCGCTAAATGACCGGTTACGCCAGAATCAAGTTGCTGAAAAACAAGAAGAACAGCGTATCTTAGAAGAATTATCCAACTTGATTGCACCTTATCAGACGGAAATTTTAGCCAATGCAGAAATTCTGGGTCATTTTGATTTTATCAATGCGAAGGCCCGGTATGCCCATGCGATGCATGCGACTGAACCGCAAGTTTCTAGCAAAAATGAAGTCTTCTTACGTCAAGCTCGGCATCCGTTGATTGATCAAAAGAAGGTCGTGGCTAACGACATCACGTTGGGGACGGATTATCAAGCAATTGTCATTACCGGACCCAATACTGGTGGGAAGACAATCACATTGAAAACGTTGGGGCTCTTACAATTGATGGGGCAATCTGGCCTGTTTATCCCTGCGGATGAAGGGAGTCGGATTGGCATTTACGATGAAATCTTTGCCGATATTGGTGATGAGCAGTCGATTGAACAAAACTTAAGTACTTTTTCATCCCATATGGAAAATATCGAAAGCTTCCTAGCTCAAATCGATGACCGTAGCTTGGTCTTAGTCGATGAATTGGGAGCCGGGACCGATCCCCAAGAAGGGGCTGCTTTAGCCATTGCCATTCTGGATGCCATTGGCGCTAAAGATACTCAAGTAGTTGCCACGACCCATTATCCGGAATTAAAAGCGTACGGCTTTAATCGGCCGGATACGATCAATGCCAGTATGGAATTTGATGAAGCCACGTTGAAGCCAACTTATCGGTTATTGGTGGGGATTCCTGGGCGGAGTAATGCCCTCGATATTGCCCAACGATTAGGGATTCCAGCTAGTATTGTTGCGCAGGCCCGGTCATTAACAGATACGGATAGCCAAGACTTGAATGCGATGATTGCTGACTTAGTTGCTAAGCGCAAACAGGTTGAAGATGAACAGTTGCGGCTTACAACTGACCTAGCTGACGCAGATAAGCTGCATAAGCAATTAAAGAGTGAGTTCAATGCCTATGAGCAACGAAAAGACCAATTGGTTGAGGCTGCCAAGGCCCAAGCGAATGCAATCGTTGAAAAGAGTAAGACGCAAGCGGATGCAATCATTAGCGACCTGCGTAAAAAGCAATTAGCTAGTGGGACAGCGACGATCAAAGAAAATGAGCTGATTGATGCGAAGGGAGCCTTAAATGCGCTGGAGCAACAACCGAAGCTTAAAAAGAATCGGGTCTTGCGACATGAAAAAGCGAAACAAGATTTCCATCAAGGCGACGATGTGTTAGTTAAGTCATACGGGCAACGTGGGGTCTTAGTACGGTCAATGGGGGCCAAAGCTTGGGAAGTTCAACTGGGAATTCTTAAAATGAAGATCTCAGTGGCTGATTTAGAAAAGGTCAAGCCGGAAGCCGAACCGAAGCGGGCCCGGGCAACGGTTCAAAGTGCTAATGCCAGTCATGTGGCACCCAACCTTGATTTACGAGGCGTACGATATGAAGATGCAATGACGCAAGTCGATCGCTATATTGATGCCGCCTTGTTAGCAGGCTATCCTGCTGTCACGATTGTGCATGGTAAAGGGACCGGGGCTTTACGACAAGGAATTACTGACTATTTACAAACTAACCGTCAAGTGAAGTCATTCCACTTTGCTGCGCCGAACCACGGTGGCAATGGGGCGACTGAAGTTAATTTTAAATAG
- the racE gene encoding glutamate racemase has protein sequence MANEHAIGFMDSGVGGLTVVKQALKQLPRETINFIGDQARLPYGPRPSEQVRDFSWQMASFLLKQDIKMLVIACNTATAAALPDLRAKLKIPVIGVISPGSRAALKASKNNRIGVIATEGTIRSNAYRDAILAKDPTATVISKACPKFVPLVESNEYQSTVAKKVVAESLQSFKTSGIDTLVLGCTHYPLLRPLIQNVVGQDVTLIDSGAETINDVSFMLDYLGIENTSATKAYPDAYYTTGSPAHFATIAKNWLQQPAFQVTQTTLGGD, from the coding sequence ATGGCAAATGAACATGCAATTGGTTTCATGGATTCCGGCGTGGGCGGCTTAACCGTCGTCAAGCAAGCGCTTAAGCAATTGCCACGGGAAACCATTAATTTCATTGGTGATCAGGCCCGGCTTCCTTATGGCCCACGCCCCAGTGAACAAGTCCGCGACTTTTCTTGGCAGATGGCATCTTTTTTGCTAAAACAAGATATCAAAATGCTGGTGATTGCTTGTAATACGGCCACCGCTGCGGCTTTACCCGACTTACGTGCGAAACTTAAAATTCCAGTGATTGGGGTTATCTCACCAGGGTCACGAGCGGCGCTCAAAGCATCTAAGAACAACCGAATTGGGGTGATTGCGACAGAAGGGACGATTCGCAGTAATGCCTATCGGGATGCCATTTTAGCCAAGGACCCGACCGCCACGGTGATTTCCAAGGCTTGCCCGAAGTTTGTCCCCTTGGTGGAATCTAACGAGTATCAGTCCACTGTTGCTAAAAAGGTGGTTGCGGAGTCGCTACAATCATTTAAAACAAGCGGGATTGACACGTTGGTCTTAGGCTGCACACATTATCCACTGCTACGTCCTTTGATTCAAAATGTCGTCGGCCAAGACGTGACCTTGATTGATTCAGGGGCGGAAACGATTAATGACGTCTCTTTCATGTTAGATTATCTGGGGATTGAAAATACGAGTGCGACTAAAGCTTATCCGGATGCCTATTATACGACTGGATCGCCAGCACACTTTGCGACGATTGCTAAAAATTGGCTCCAACAACCAGCTTTTCAAGTCACACAAACAACTTTAGGGGGGGACTAA
- the cbpB gene encoding cyclic-di-AMP-binding protein CbpB has protein sequence MLIKPVADLLMRNTDHFLIPADIVANVQTDNNLYHAFLVLTKIKYSRIPVLDNEGHFEGLISLPLITEQMLGFDQLNTEVLMQKRVCDVMATKVKTVATVTDVETTLHLMVDNPFVPVVTADRVFRGIITRREFMKSFNFLAHEIGKQYDMIEKDFSVSEKAK, from the coding sequence ATGCTAATTAAACCAGTAGCGGATTTATTAATGCGCAATACGGACCATTTTTTGATTCCGGCCGATATTGTGGCGAACGTCCAAACTGATAACAATTTGTACCATGCCTTTTTAGTATTGACGAAGATTAAATATTCGCGAATTCCAGTTTTGGATAATGAAGGGCACTTTGAAGGCTTGATTTCATTGCCATTAATTACGGAACAGATGCTCGGTTTTGACCAATTGAATACAGAGGTTTTAATGCAAAAGCGAGTCTGTGATGTGATGGCAACCAAGGTCAAAACGGTGGCAACCGTGACGGATGTTGAGACCACCTTGCATTTAATGGTCGATAATCCATTTGTGCCGGTTGTCACGGCTGACCGTGTTTTCCGTGGGATTATTACGCGCCGAGAGTTTATGAAGAGTTTTAACTTCTTGGCCCACGAAATTGGTAAGCAATATGATATGATTGAGAAAGATTTTTCCGTTAGCGAAAAAGCTAAATAA
- the trxA gene encoding thioredoxin, whose protein sequence is MVEATTDKTFETDTAKGVTLTDFWATWCGPCRMQSPVVEQLAGEMGDQVTFNKMDVDANPNTAQNFGIMSIPTLLVKKDGEVVDTLVGYHSKEQIKKTLATYVEA, encoded by the coding sequence ATGGTCGAAGCTACTACTGATAAGACTTTTGAAACGGATACTGCAAAGGGCGTTACACTAACTGATTTTTGGGCAACTTGGTGCGGTCCTTGTCGGATGCAATCACCAGTAGTTGAACAATTAGCCGGTGAGATGGGTGATCAAGTTACTTTCAATAAAATGGACGTGGATGCGAACCCAAACACGGCGCAAAACTTTGGTATTATGAGTATTCCAACTTTATTAGTTAAAAAAGACGGTGAAGTGGTCGATACCTTGGTTGGTTACCATTCAAAAGAACAAATTAAAAAGACCTTAGCAACTTACGTTGAAGCATAG
- a CDS encoding metallophosphoesterase family protein has product MKCLVVSDSHGDRDILVQLLAAYQDKVDAFFHCGDSELAADDAVFDQMHVVQGNMDFDNQYPTAVTTTVAGVKVYMTHGHLVGVNLSLDHLIAAAQAANAQLAFLGHTHQLGVERHAGLLVLNPGSISYPRGEFTQLGGTYAIVDVQAAAIEVQYYDRQQRPVKALKFHFAR; this is encoded by the coding sequence ATGAAATGTTTAGTTGTGAGTGACAGTCATGGTGATCGCGATATTTTGGTGCAATTACTAGCGGCTTATCAAGATAAAGTAGATGCTTTTTTTCATTGCGGTGATTCAGAGCTGGCGGCGGATGATGCTGTCTTTGACCAGATGCACGTCGTTCAAGGTAATATGGATTTTGATAATCAGTACCCAACGGCAGTGACGACTACGGTGGCGGGCGTTAAGGTATATATGACGCATGGTCATCTAGTTGGTGTTAATCTGAGCTTGGATCATCTGATTGCGGCTGCCCAGGCGGCCAATGCGCAGCTGGCTTTTTTGGGGCACACTCATCAATTAGGAGTCGAACGGCATGCCGGCTTATTGGTTTTAAATCCTGGCAGTATCAGTTATCCACGGGGTGAATTTACCCAGTTAGGTGGCACCTATGCCATTGTTGACGTTCAAGCAGCTGCCATTGAGGTGCAATATTATGATCGCCAACAACGGCCAGTTAAGGCGTTGAAATTTCACTTTGCCCGCTAA
- a CDS encoding DUF916 and DUF3324 domain-containing protein, with the protein MGRKKWIFKLASWWLITLSFWLLSVPLLAKADTGAGFTLQMVRDRHQLKQKRVSYFDLQVKPNEQGTLKVLATNLTNQPLTLKLAVNSGYTTESGSEAYDTTNLTAQQTTVPYQLKTLFQVPQQVTLQAHEKRLIKLTYHVPQVAFKGMLEGALYVVNTAKSTGKATNKKGFRIHNQYALALGIVLREDVADVVAPQLKLTKITTGTDSQAKFSPAVLVNLANTAPQLIQKLAINSKVMTRTGKTVYTSRQNDLGMAPDSDFDYKINTKQQRLKAGKYRLHLVAKSGTQSWVFNRNFTITAAQAQHANRNLQNTTHFWWWLLIGLLLLIILLVLLAYYLGRRRSKRAAKKHE; encoded by the coding sequence ATGGGTAGGAAAAAGTGGATTTTTAAGTTAGCCAGTTGGTGGCTAATAACGTTGAGTTTTTGGTTACTAAGTGTCCCGTTATTAGCGAAAGCCGACACGGGAGCTGGTTTTACGCTCCAGATGGTACGTGATCGCCATCAGTTAAAGCAAAAGCGGGTGTCGTATTTTGATTTGCAAGTTAAGCCAAACGAGCAAGGGACGTTAAAGGTGTTGGCGACTAACTTGACGAATCAACCGTTGACGCTCAAGTTAGCGGTGAACAGTGGTTACACGACCGAAAGTGGTTCAGAGGCCTATGACACGACGAACTTAACTGCGCAACAAACGACGGTGCCGTATCAATTGAAGACCCTTTTTCAAGTGCCACAACAGGTGACGCTTCAGGCGCATGAAAAACGGCTGATTAAGCTAACATACCACGTTCCGCAAGTGGCGTTTAAAGGCATGTTAGAAGGGGCACTCTATGTGGTCAATACTGCAAAATCAACGGGAAAAGCGACCAACAAAAAGGGCTTTCGGATTCACAATCAGTATGCATTAGCGCTTGGCATTGTGTTGCGTGAAGATGTGGCTGATGTGGTTGCGCCACAGCTGAAGTTAACCAAGATTACAACGGGGACGGATAGTCAGGCAAAGTTTAGTCCAGCGGTGTTAGTTAATTTGGCTAACACTGCCCCGCAACTCATTCAAAAATTAGCGATTAATAGTAAAGTGATGACGCGAACTGGCAAAACTGTTTATACGTCCCGCCAAAATGATTTAGGAATGGCGCCGGATTCCGACTTTGATTATAAAATCAATACGAAGCAGCAGCGATTAAAGGCTGGTAAGTATCGATTGCACTTAGTAGCGAAGTCAGGGACTCAAAGCTGGGTTTTTAATCGGAACTTTACGATTACAGCTGCGCAAGCGCAACACGCCAACCGGAATTTGCAAAATACCACCCATTTCTGGTGGTGGTTGCTCATTGGGCTGCTCTTACTCATTATTTTATTGGTCCTATTAGCATATTACTTGGGTCGCCGACGATCGAAGCGTGCGGCTAAAAAACACGAATAA
- the zapA gene encoding cell division protein ZapA — MTANKRRFKAEIDGHTYTIIGSASDRHMQTVTRMMNDQIEQLKKLAPDLSDQEIATLLAFNAISDQVDKQAELLKMQADDANE; from the coding sequence ATGACTGCGAACAAGCGGCGTTTCAAAGCCGAGATTGATGGTCACACTTATACGATCATCGGCAGCGCATCCGACCGTCACATGCAAACGGTGACGCGGATGATGAACGACCAAATTGAACAATTAAAGAAGTTAGCCCCCGACCTGTCTGACCAAGAGATTGCGACGTTACTCGCTTTCAATGCGATTTCAGATCAGGTGGATAAACAAGCAGAATTATTAAAGATGCAAGCGGATGATGCCAATGAATAA
- a CDS encoding YslB family protein: MTNAFYSQFAGNAIKTSVLSVEVLRDALLPNLLGADSSGILYWAGKDLARQFPVATTADLVTFFEQAGWGHLLVIKESADLITYELTGEPVARRSYAIKKPDFMLETGFLAEQAVQRVGCVSEAKLTFQNKMRIRIAVTIDHKQPITNHDPATPIEIVQPLVDETPTDETTPEHQN; the protein is encoded by the coding sequence ATGACGAATGCCTTTTATTCTCAATTTGCAGGTAATGCGATTAAGACTTCAGTTTTAAGTGTTGAGGTTTTACGCGATGCCTTGTTACCAAACTTGCTGGGAGCAGATAGTAGTGGGATTCTCTACTGGGCTGGTAAGGATTTAGCGCGCCAATTTCCAGTCGCAACGACGGCTGACTTGGTCACTTTTTTTGAACAGGCTGGTTGGGGACACTTACTAGTCATCAAAGAAAGCGCAGATTTAATTACCTATGAATTAACCGGCGAACCCGTCGCTCGTCGCAGTTATGCTATCAAAAAACCAGACTTTATGCTCGAAACTGGCTTTCTCGCTGAACAAGCTGTTCAACGCGTTGGCTGTGTTAGCGAGGCTAAGCTGACCTTTCAAAATAAGATGCGGATCCGGATTGCCGTTACGATTGACCATAAACAACCCATCACTAATCACGATCCAGCCACCCCAATTGAAATCGTGCAGCCATTAGTTGACGAGACGCCAACTGATGAGACCACCCCTGAGCATCAAAACTAA
- a CDS encoding XTP/dITP diphosphatase, with protein MKTLIIATNNDNKAREFSAMLKAYAIEIKTLADFPTIPPIKENGITFEANATKKVTAVVQATGLPAIADDSGLMVTALHGDPGVYSARYAGDHNDAANNAKLLANLGGVPEAQRTATFHTTLVALQPTGEKLVVTGELKGRILIAPRGDNGFGYDPLFWSTQYQKSLAELTAAEKNAISHRGAALRQLMTKFDEWWAPQK; from the coding sequence TTGAAAACTTTAATTATTGCGACAAACAATGACAATAAAGCGCGTGAATTTAGTGCGATGCTTAAGGCGTATGCGATTGAAATTAAAACGTTAGCGGATTTTCCAACGATCCCACCGATTAAAGAAAACGGCATTACCTTTGAAGCGAATGCGACCAAGAAAGTGACCGCTGTCGTGCAGGCGACGGGGTTACCGGCGATCGCCGATGATTCAGGGTTAATGGTGACGGCGTTGCATGGTGATCCAGGGGTCTATTCGGCACGGTATGCGGGGGATCATAATGATGCAGCTAATAATGCGAAGTTATTGGCTAACTTAGGTGGCGTGCCGGAAGCACAACGGACAGCAACCTTTCACACGACTTTAGTTGCGCTGCAACCGACTGGTGAAAAATTAGTCGTCACCGGTGAGTTAAAAGGGCGCATCTTAATTGCGCCGCGTGGCGATAATGGGTTTGGCTATGATCCGTTATTTTGGTCAACCCAGTATCAAAAATCATTGGCGGAATTAACGGCGGCTGAGAAAAATGCGATTAGTCATCGCGGCGCAGCCTTACGGCAATTAATGACTAAATTTGATGAATGGTGGGCACCGCAAAAATGA
- a CDS encoding N-acetyldiaminopimelate deacetylase gives MVLQENELIPIYKHLHQIPELGLEEHETQAYLLSIIKAMPQTWLTIKTVAAVPTAILVKVSGQRHDYRIGYRTDIDGLPVTEATDLPFASQHPGKMHACGHDIHMSVALGILSYFATNQPTTDMIFIFQPAEENASGGKRLYESGALDDWMPDEIFAFHDNPALPAGAIGCRMGTLFAGTCEIHAHLTGKSGHAAFPHQANDMVVAGAALVQQLQTIVARNVDPIQSGVVTLGHFTAGTIGNVIAGEAQIDGTIRALTQEMNLHIQRRVRTIVEGIALAYDCQIDLDLHQGGYYPVENNDQITADFMTYMQNDDAVNFIETRPAMTGEDFGYLIHQIPGTMFWLGVDSPYSLHSEHMVPHTSAIMAGVNAMTGYLTHRNQLRTV, from the coding sequence ATGGTCTTACAGGAAAATGAGTTAATACCAATTTATAAACATCTCCACCAAATTCCTGAACTTGGCTTGGAAGAACACGAAACGCAGGCATATCTGTTATCGATTATTAAAGCCATGCCGCAAACGTGGTTGACTATCAAAACGGTCGCGGCGGTGCCAACGGCAATCTTGGTTAAAGTGAGTGGTCAACGCCATGACTATCGTATCGGTTATCGGACTGATATTGACGGGTTACCCGTGACGGAAGCAACGGATTTACCATTTGCCTCACAGCATCCGGGTAAGATGCATGCGTGTGGTCATGATATTCACATGTCAGTTGCATTGGGCATTCTGAGTTATTTTGCGACTAATCAACCGACGACGGATATGATTTTTATTTTTCAACCGGCGGAAGAAAATGCATCTGGTGGCAAACGCTTATATGAAAGTGGTGCTTTGGATGACTGGATGCCGGATGAAATTTTTGCATTTCATGATAATCCAGCTTTACCTGCAGGTGCAATTGGGTGTCGCATGGGGACTTTGTTTGCAGGAACGTGTGAGATCCACGCGCACTTAACCGGTAAAAGTGGTCATGCTGCCTTTCCACATCAAGCTAATGACATGGTTGTTGCGGGGGCTGCTTTGGTCCAACAATTGCAAACAATCGTCGCGCGTAATGTTGATCCTATTCAAAGTGGCGTGGTCACGTTAGGCCACTTCACGGCGGGCACTATCGGCAATGTCATTGCGGGTGAAGCTCAGATTGATGGGACGATTCGGGCGTTAACGCAGGAAATGAATTTGCATATTCAACGGCGAGTTCGGACAATTGTTGAAGGCATTGCGTTAGCCTACGATTGTCAAATTGATTTGGATTTACATCAGGGGGGTTATTATCCGGTTGAAAACAATGACCAGATTACCGCTGATTTTATGACGTACATGCAAAATGATGATGCCGTTAACTTTATCGAAACGCGGCCAGCAATGACGGGTGAAGATTTTGGGTATCTGATTCACCAAATTCCCGGGACGATGTTTTGGCTAGGAGTGGATAGTCCTTATTCACTCCATTCAGAACATATGGTGCCGCATACGAGCGCTATCATGGCTGGGGTTAATGCGATGACGGGTTATTTGACGCATCGTAATCAGTTACGAACTGTGTAG
- the dapD gene encoding 2,3,4,5-tetrahydropyridine-2,6-dicarboxylate N-acetyltransferase: protein MAKLDAQAIINYIGNAKKKTPVKVYVKGQLDQLDAPATIKTFFSGNAGVLFGDWTDVEPFLKANAALITDSELENDARNSAVPLTDLKQYNARIEPGAIIRDQVLIGDNAVIMMGALINIGAEIGEGSMIDMGAVLGGRAIVGKNCHIGAGTVLAGVVEPPSAQPVRIDDDVLIGANAVVLEGVHVGKGAVVAAGAIVINDVEPNTVVGGVPARKLKDIDDKTKSKTELMSELRQL, encoded by the coding sequence ATGGCAAAATTAGATGCACAAGCAATTATTAACTACATTGGTAATGCGAAGAAAAAAACACCGGTGAAAGTTTATGTGAAGGGTCAATTAGACCAACTAGACGCACCAGCAACGATTAAGACGTTTTTTAGCGGTAATGCTGGCGTTTTATTTGGTGATTGGACCGACGTCGAACCCTTTTTAAAGGCCAATGCGGCGTTAATCACGGATTCTGAATTAGAAAATGATGCGCGCAACTCAGCGGTACCCTTAACTGATTTGAAGCAATACAATGCACGAATTGAACCCGGTGCGATTATTCGTGACCAAGTTTTAATTGGCGACAATGCCGTGATTATGATGGGTGCCTTAATTAACATCGGTGCCGAAATCGGTGAAGGTTCCATGATTGATATGGGCGCAGTTTTAGGCGGCCGGGCGATTGTGGGTAAGAATTGTCATATTGGTGCCGGTACTGTGTTAGCTGGCGTGGTAGAACCACCGTCGGCACAACCAGTTCGGATTGATGATGATGTTTTGATTGGTGCCAATGCCGTTGTCTTGGAAGGCGTGCATGTTGGTAAAGGCGCTGTAGTTGCGGCTGGGGCCATCGTGATTAATGATGTTGAACCAAACACCGTTGTCGGTGGCGTTCCTGCTCGTAAATTAAAAGATATTGATGATAAAACTAAGAGTAAAACAGAACTCATGAGTGAATTACGTCAGCTCTAA